A single Chloracidobacterium sp. DNA region contains:
- a CDS encoding VCBS repeat-containing protein, translated as MKFIKLFVQLSVIMSLSTLAIIGQSGGSFTITKSVIGGGGGRTAGGTFTLDGTMGEAVAGTTSTGGSFNLTSGFWGGGGNNAAIVRSPFDFDGDSKTDISIFRPGPGEWWVLNSSNGGNFATQFGAGTDKIVPVDFTGDGKTDVAYWRPSTGFWFVLRSEDFTFYAFPFGANGDIPAPADYDGDGKADAAVFRASSTTWYISRSTGGTTIQAFGIPTDLPVPADYDGDAKADIAVWRPTGVSGAEWWILKSTGGSFATQFGQPTDKAVPGDFTGDGKTDVAYWRPSTGQWFVLRSEDLTFYAFPFGTVGDIPVPGDYDGDGKTDAGVYRPSTLNWYINRSTAGVLIQQFGQAGDTPLPNAFVR; from the coding sequence ATGAAGTTCATTAAATTGTTTGTTCAACTCAGTGTCATTATGTCGCTCTCTACGCTCGCCATTATCGGCCAGTCGGGCGGCAGTTTTACGATCACCAAGTCGGTGATAGGCGGAGGCGGGGGGCGAACTGCGGGCGGGACTTTCACGCTCGACGGCACGATGGGCGAGGCGGTCGCCGGGACGACATCGACTGGCGGGTCATTTAACCTGACGAGCGGATTCTGGGGCGGCGGTGGAAATAACGCAGCCATTGTGCGTTCACCGTTCGATTTTGACGGCGATTCCAAAACCGACATTTCGATCTTCAGGCCGGGGCCGGGTGAGTGGTGGGTGTTGAACAGCTCGAACGGCGGCAATTTTGCGACGCAGTTCGGGGCCGGGACGGACAAGATCGTGCCGGTGGACTTTACCGGTGACGGCAAGACGGATGTGGCGTACTGGCGGCCTTCGACCGGGTTTTGGTTTGTGCTGAGAAGTGAGGATTTCACGTTCTACGCGTTTCCGTTCGGGGCGAATGGCGACATTCCGGCACCGGCGGATTATGACGGCGACGGCAAGGCGGACGCGGCGGTCTTTAGGGCATCGTCGACGACTTGGTATATTAGCCGCTCGACTGGCGGCACTACGATCCAGGCCTTTGGCATCCCGACCGATCTGCCCGTTCCGGCCGATTACGACGGTGACGCCAAGGCCGACATCGCCGTCTGGCGGCCGACCGGCGTAAGCGGTGCCGAGTGGTGGATACTCAAGAGCACGGGCGGTTCCTTTGCCACCCAATTCGGCCAACCGACCGACAAGGCCGTGCCCGGAGACTTCACCGGTGACGGCAAGACGGATGTGGCGTACTGGCGGCCTTCGACCGGACAGTGGTTCGTGCTTAGGAGCGAAGACCTGACGTTCTATGCGTTCCCGTTCGGTACCGTTGGCGATATTCCCGTTCCCGGCGACTACGACGGCGACGGCAAGACCGACGCCGGAGTCTATCGCCCCTCAACCCTTAACTGGTACATCAACCGCTCGACCGCAGGCGTCCTGATCCAACAATTCGGCCAGGCCGGCGACACGCCTCTGCCGAACGCGTTTGTCAGATAG
- a CDS encoding PD40 domain-containing protein: MNGDLSRQFRFGEFELDQARRSLKRNGIDLSLNPKAFDLLVELLLASGSIVTKDELLERVWPDQFVEENNLSVQISALRKLLGDGNGGGKYIATISGKGYAFVAPLENADEEFIIEHRTIERILIERDDLDNHSEQLALTGKSSNFRPMVVAVILLCVVATIFGVIFWRQVSARSGFAPAAFTERKLTTSGRVNIAIVSPDGKMFAYSVREADTQHSSIRIGQTNGSSDLEILPTRAELYDPIAFSNDSQYLYYVDYKPRQFENATFYKMPAIGGVPQKLFAGINIYPALSPDEKKLAIVRTDRENKTSTLVVAHLDGSGESILVTRPIDAPIRAQTLAWSKDGSMIAFGAKKEGEGFSEIFVTDTATGNLQQLTAGKIQRIFRLGWLSDGSGLIGITSPVERSWGKIWHIRYPDGELSEITRDHKQYVSVLSLTADARSLLSVEVSSESNIWTSPADSLADITQITFGGLGRQDGWGGLAIAADGNIIFTSKKDLRASLWTIDSGGQNAKQLTPWDALDANPSVSSDGNYVIFDSDRSGRSEIWRVRADGSELTQITADGENSDPSFLSDGQSILYRHGGVEASSLRRISLFGNNMAVISDAGGSSPRVSPNGEFVACGRTIEGKDILAVLSTSTGEQVRQFPLPQTFNLNSGAIRWSPDGRFICYRDWSNGIWKQNIEGGEPERIVNLPDEKFYQYVWSADSKQFALTRGRELRDVVILDRQ, encoded by the coding sequence ATGAACGGTGATCTCTCAAGACAATTTCGATTCGGTGAATTCGAATTGGATCAGGCGCGCCGCTCACTGAAACGCAACGGCATCGACCTCTCCCTCAATCCGAAGGCGTTCGATCTATTGGTGGAATTATTGCTTGCCTCGGGGAGCATCGTGACCAAAGACGAATTGCTTGAGCGCGTCTGGCCTGACCAATTTGTCGAGGAGAATAATCTTTCAGTACAAATATCAGCGTTGCGAAAGCTGCTCGGCGATGGTAATGGCGGCGGCAAGTATATTGCGACCATTTCGGGGAAAGGATATGCGTTCGTCGCTCCGCTCGAAAATGCTGACGAAGAGTTCATCATTGAACATCGAACTATCGAACGGATCTTGATCGAACGCGATGATCTCGACAATCATTCGGAGCAACTGGCTCTTACCGGCAAAAGCAGCAATTTTCGCCCGATGGTCGTCGCTGTCATTTTGTTGTGTGTAGTCGCAACGATCTTTGGGGTTATATTTTGGAGGCAAGTTTCTGCCAGGAGCGGTTTCGCTCCGGCGGCATTCACCGAGCGGAAATTAACTACGTCCGGGCGGGTCAATATCGCCATCGTATCTCCGGACGGTAAGATGTTCGCCTATTCTGTTCGCGAGGCAGACACACAACACAGTTCGATAAGGATCGGCCAAACCAATGGATCGAGTGATCTGGAGATCCTCCCGACAAGGGCAGAATTATACGATCCGATTGCCTTTTCTAACGACAGTCAATATTTGTATTACGTGGACTACAAACCTCGCCAATTTGAGAACGCGACTTTTTATAAAATGCCGGCTATCGGCGGCGTACCGCAGAAGCTTTTCGCCGGCATAAACATATATCCCGCACTATCTCCGGACGAAAAAAAGCTCGCTATTGTCAGAACTGACCGTGAGAATAAGACTTCGACATTGGTTGTCGCTCATTTGGACGGGTCCGGCGAATCGATTCTCGTGACCCGACCGATCGACGCCCCAATTCGAGCCCAGACGCTTGCTTGGTCCAAAGACGGTTCAATGATCGCTTTTGGAGCAAAAAAAGAAGGCGAGGGCTTTTCCGAGATCTTCGTTACCGACACTGCAACCGGCAATTTGCAGCAGTTAACCGCAGGCAAGATCCAACGCATATTTCGACTAGGCTGGTTGAGCGACGGATCGGGCCTGATCGGAATAACAAGTCCGGTCGAGCGATCCTGGGGAAAGATCTGGCACATCCGGTATCCGGATGGAGAGCTATCTGAAATTACGCGGGACCATAAGCAATATGTCAGCGTGTTAAGCCTCACTGCGGATGCTCGTTCCCTTTTGTCGGTTGAGGTGAGTTCGGAAAGTAACATCTGGACGTCACCTGCGGACTCCTTGGCCGATATTACCCAAATAACATTTGGCGGTCTCGGAAGACAGGACGGGTGGGGTGGGCTTGCTATTGCTGCCGATGGAAATATCATATTTACTTCCAAGAAAGATCTCCGTGCTTCGCTCTGGACAATAGATAGTGGAGGGCAGAATGCCAAACAACTGACCCCCTGGGATGCTCTCGACGCCAATCCGTCCGTCTCATCAGATGGCAATTACGTGATATTTGATTCAGATCGTTCCGGTAGATCCGAGATCTGGCGCGTTCGCGCGGACGGCAGCGAACTTACGCAAATAACCGCCGACGGTGAGAATAGCGATCCCAGTTTTCTTTCTGACGGCCAAAGTATTCTCTACCGGCACGGCGGTGTTGAGGCATCGTCGCTACGTCGAATCTCGCTGTTCGGAAATAATATGGCGGTGATCTCCGACGCCGGAGGGTCAAGCCCGCGCGTTTCACCAAATGGCGAATTCGTCGCCTGCGGCCGCACAATTGAGGGCAAGGATATACTGGCAGTTCTCTCCACATCGACCGGTGAACAGGTTAGGCAATTTCCATTACCTCAAACATTCAACTTAAATAGTGGAGCAATACGCTGGTCGCCCGATGGCCGCTTTATCTGCTACCGGGATTGGTCAAACGGCATTTGGAAGCAGAATATTGAGGGCGGCGAACCTGAGCGGATAGTGAACCTGCCCGATGAGAAGTTTTACCAATACGTCTGGTCTGCTGACAGCAAGCAGTTTGCCCTGACGCGAGGTCGTGAATTGCGAGATGTGGTTATCTTAGACCGACAGTAG
- a CDS encoding nuclear transport factor 2 family protein, translating to MKKILLTAIAVAILAFAAFAQSKDEKEVLKFLADYDAAYLTKDISVPERIWAKNYLVSTESGTKYDRAVALEGLKKDWSDPNPEWKLISYTTVNDWIHLSGVNAAVAGSYSTSMIPRDDPTATPHLDKGRYTILLEKQNGKWMVISEHFSEGNHDKKIMEADLIKASDSYTAAIKSKDRKMLERLLDDKYSVTDEDGSTRDKVSDINHMMRAGLTIDSAAVTDRKIRLLGNNAAIETGTYTAKGSNNGKPFEETGRFTTTWVSRNGQWQIAADQTTTIKNK from the coding sequence GTGAAAAAGATACTACTTACCGCTATTGCGGTCGCGATTCTGGCATTTGCCGCCTTTGCCCAGTCGAAGGACGAGAAAGAGGTTTTAAAATTCCTGGCCGACTATGACGCAGCGTACCTCACAAAAGATATAAGCGTTCCGGAACGTATCTGGGCAAAAAATTATCTGGTCTCAACCGAGTCAGGAACGAAATATGACCGCGCAGTGGCCTTAGAAGGGTTAAAAAAAGACTGGTCAGACCCAAACCCGGAATGGAAGCTGATCTCTTATACGACCGTGAATGATTGGATCCATTTGTCAGGTGTTAATGCCGCGGTTGCCGGGTCGTATTCAACATCGATGATTCCAAGAGATGATCCGACGGCAACGCCGCACCTCGATAAAGGCCGCTATACGATCTTGCTGGAAAAGCAGAATGGCAAGTGGATGGTCATCAGTGAGCATTTTAGCGAGGGAAACCACGACAAGAAAATAATGGAAGCCGACCTTATTAAGGCCAGCGATAGCTACACCGCGGCAATTAAGAGCAAAGACCGCAAAATGCTCGAACGTCTGCTCGATGACAAATATTCCGTCACGGACGAGGACGGCTCGACTCGCGACAAAGTGTCCGACATCAACCATATGATGCGAGCTGGGCTAACGATCGATTCGGCAGCGGTGACCGATCGAAAGATCCGGCTTCTGGGCAACAATGCCGCTATCGAAACCGGCACCTACACTGCCAAGGGATCGAACAACGGTAAGCCATTTGAGGAAACCGGACGCTTTACGACCACCTGGGTCTCCCGAAACGGCCAATGGCAGATCGCTGCTGACCAAACCACGACGATCAAGAACAAATAA
- a CDS encoding thrombospondin type 3 repeat-containing protein — translation MKRKFTIISTFAALMFISVCAWLISPTAFAITEAATLIQPKRICLDGVPASCQKIMFIEARSGIGGDVDVVLINPDGTGKTSLLPSEFNAVNPRVSPAGNKIAFLDWIEGDVEHSFKDLYVMNSDGSDLLLLTNRNTVNIQNRALNFSPDGSKILFISDSSSERNDIYSVNTDGSGLTNLTPDPKFNFDPVFSPDGSKIFFTQAVYDLLGEFSATELFSMNADGSNVTRLTFAQGYDIFEPKFNSDGSKLVYRSNNFNNDTSYLETISPDGSNRTQLYSHSSSIYGQSFSPDGSKIVFTKDVSDAGEVYVIAADGSNPVNLTNDPASDGAAGFNFDGSKIVFGSDRQTEYQIFSMNADGTNVTNISGQPDDDPDYGPSFVFIDSDQDGIGEECDNCRAVANADQADNDGDGLGDACDPDDDNDGVLDNVDNCPLRSNPDQADNDNDGMGDTCDPDDDNDGALDTADNCPLTANQYRIAYSSKRDGTGNPEIYTMNADGSGVIRLTTTAAGEADPKFDRSGTRIVYSYNNDIYTMNANGSNVIRLTNGPGTNTQPAFSPDGTKIVFTSNRVNSRENIFIMNSDGTNPVQLTNGNSSNRAYNPSFSPDGTSILFDHTYGVPRDIFRMNIDGTNVVQLTTGTSDGAPAYSRDGAKICFSSGRNGGSHIFTINSDGSDVKQITSGTSVSASQCSFSPDGDRIAFRNTQSGLAGIYTVKIEGSEVTQLPGGVVGDSSPSFAPQADADGDGAGDVCDNCSAANPGQADTDGDGLGDACDNCSTISNPNQADNDHDNIGDACDPDDDNDGVLDTVDNCPFSANTNQADNDSDGIGDTCDTDDDNDGIPDNAGDNCQLIFNPTQSDADGDEIGDYCDASTGVNTPEGENSSIALGEATVEFGTVSVEGMTTFSAITPAAGDLPTGYALCPTCPAFEIETTATYTPPIKVCLPVPTSFSEPKFLSLRLMHGENGVFVDRTTEHVTNGGEPRLVCGEVSSLSPFILAENLAPTAASVSVSGRVVQSNGFGISRATVQMVDPGTNETKTAITNAFGYYRFDDVEAGSTYLISVRHKTFQFISRVVNVADNVTDFNFEPANQGLSR, via the coding sequence ATGAAAAGGAAATTTACAATTATTTCAACGTTCGCGGCACTTATGTTCATATCGGTATGTGCGTGGTTAATATCACCGACGGCTTTTGCAATCACAGAAGCGGCTACGTTGATCCAACCTAAACGAATTTGTCTTGACGGCGTTCCGGCATCTTGCCAAAAGATAATGTTCATTGAGGCTAGAAGTGGTATTGGTGGTGACGTTGATGTTGTTTTGATCAACCCTGACGGAACCGGCAAAACCAGTCTGCTTCCTTCTGAATTTAATGCGGTCAACCCGCGAGTTAGTCCGGCCGGGAACAAAATAGCATTTCTCGATTGGATCGAGGGAGATGTCGAACATTCTTTCAAGGATCTTTATGTGATGAACAGCGACGGTTCAGATCTGCTTCTATTGACCAACAGAAATACGGTAAATATTCAAAACCGTGCGCTAAACTTCAGCCCTGACGGAAGCAAAATATTATTTATAAGTGATTCAAGTAGTGAAAGAAATGATATTTACTCGGTTAATACTGATGGTAGCGGTTTAACAAACCTTACTCCGGATCCGAAATTCAACTTCGATCCGGTATTTAGCCCCGACGGGTCGAAGATCTTCTTTACGCAGGCAGTTTATGATCTTTTAGGTGAATTTTCTGCTACCGAATTGTTTTCAATGAACGCGGACGGCTCAAATGTAACACGACTGACATTCGCGCAAGGCTACGACATCTTCGAGCCTAAGTTCAACAGCGATGGAAGCAAGCTCGTCTATCGTTCGAACAATTTTAATAACGACACGTCTTACCTTGAAACGATCAGTCCCGATGGTTCAAACCGCACACAGCTTTATAGCCATTCAAGTTCTATCTATGGCCAATCTTTTAGCCCTGACGGAAGTAAGATCGTTTTCACAAAAGATGTAAGCGACGCGGGTGAAGTTTATGTGATAGCCGCTGACGGCTCGAATCCGGTGAATCTAACTAATGATCCGGCATCGGATGGTGCGGCAGGCTTTAATTTTGACGGAAGTAAAATTGTTTTCGGCTCGGATCGGCAAACAGAATATCAGATATTTTCGATGAACGCCGATGGTACAAACGTAACAAACATCAGCGGTCAACCCGATGATGACCCTGATTATGGCCCCAGTTTTGTGTTCATAGACTCCGATCAGGACGGAATAGGCGAGGAGTGTGATAACTGTCGGGCAGTTGCGAACGCAGACCAAGCCGATAATGACGGGGACGGTTTAGGAGATGCTTGTGATCCTGACGACGACAACGACGGCGTTCTCGATAATGTGGACAATTGTCCGCTACGCTCTAATCCAGATCAAGCCGATAACGATAATGACGGAATGGGCGACACCTGCGACCCGGACGATGATAACGACGGAGCGCTCGACACCGCTGATAATTGCCCGCTGACGGCGAACCAGTATCGGATAGCGTATTCATCTAAACGCGATGGAACTGGAAATCCAGAGATCTATACGATGAATGCCGATGGCTCGGGTGTGATCCGGCTTACCACCACCGCCGCTGGCGAGGCCGACCCAAAATTTGATCGAAGTGGTACAAGGATCGTTTACTCCTATAACAATGATATCTACACGATGAATGCTAATGGGTCGAATGTGATTCGCCTGACTAATGGCCCGGGTACAAACACACAGCCAGCATTTAGTCCCGACGGCACAAAAATCGTATTCACCTCAAATCGTGTCAACAGCCGTGAAAATATCTTCATCATGAATTCGGACGGTACGAACCCAGTGCAGCTTACAAATGGGAATTCTTCTAACCGAGCATATAACCCTAGCTTCAGCCCGGATGGCACGAGCATCTTATTCGATCACACATATGGCGTTCCCCGTGATATTTTCAGAATGAATATCGATGGCACGAACGTAGTTCAGCTAACAACGGGCACTTCAGACGGTGCCCCCGCTTATAGTCGCGACGGGGCTAAAATTTGTTTTTCCTCCGGACGTAACGGCGGAAGTCATATTTTCACAATAAATTCCGACGGGTCGGATGTAAAACAGATCACAAGTGGGACAAGTGTCAGCGCGTCACAGTGCTCGTTCAGCCCGGACGGGGATCGGATCGCGTTCCGCAATACTCAGAGCGGCCTAGCCGGAATCTATACCGTTAAGATAGAAGGTTCGGAAGTGACTCAACTGCCAGGCGGAGTCGTCGGAGACTCATCTCCATCATTTGCTCCACAGGCAGATGCCGACGGCGACGGTGCCGGGGATGTTTGTGACAACTGTTCGGCCGCTAATCCTGGTCAGGCCGATACCGACGGTGACGGACTCGGCGACGCTTGTGACAACTGCTCGACGATCTCGAACCCAAATCAAGCCGATAACGATCACGACAATATCGGCGACGCCTGCGACCCGGACGACGACAACGACGGCGTTCTCGATACGGTTGATAATTGCCCATTCTCGGCAAACACGAATCAGGCGGATAACGATTCGGACGGTATCGGAGACACGTGCGACACTGATGACGATAATGATGGCATCCCTGATAATGCAGGTGATAACTGCCAACTAATTTTTAATCCAACCCAGTCCGATGCTGATGGAGACGAGATCGGCGATTACTGTGACGCGTCGACCGGCGTCAATACGCCCGAAGGTGAGAACAGTTCCATCGCCCTTGGCGAAGCGACGGTAGAGTTTGGCACCGTTTCCGTCGAGGGAATGACGACGTTTTCGGCGATCACTCCTGCCGCGGGCGATCTGCCGACGGGCTATGCCCTTTGTCCAACGTGTCCGGCATTTGAGATCGAGACTACTGCCACATATACGCCGCCGATCAAGGTTTGCCTGCCTGTTCCCACATCATTTAGCGAGCCGAAATTCTTATCGCTCCGGCTGATGCACGGCGAAAATGGCGTGTTCGTAGATAGGACAACGGAACACGTAACAAACGGAGGCGAACCGCGTCTGGTATGCGGTGAGGTCTCTTCACTTTCACCGTTTATATTGGCCGAGAATCTGGCCCCGACGGCAGCCAGTGTCTCGGTCAGCGGGCGGGTAGTGCAGTCAAATGGCTTCGGGATCTCTCGTGCAACAGTGCAAATGGTCGATCCGGGAACGAATGAGACAAAGACCGCGATCACGAATGCATTTGGCTATTACCGCTTCGACGACGTCGAGGCCGGCAGCACTTATCTGATAAGTGTTCGGCACAAGACATTCCAATTCATCTCGAGAGTTGTAAATGTTGCTGATAACGTGACGGATTTCAATTTCGAGCCCGCGAATCAGGGTCTCTCTCGTTAA
- a CDS encoding GTPase domain-containing protein, whose translation MTFINYASREINCKIVYYGPGLCGKTTNLQYIYDSTAPQAKGKLISLATETDRTLFFDFMPLELGTVRGFKTRFHLYTVPGQVYYDASRKLILKGVDGVVFVADSQDERMDANIESLYNLEENLGSQGYDLKNIPYVLQLNKRDLPNVTPIEELSQELARKGEPVFEAVATNGTGVFDTLKAVAKQVLTELRKG comes from the coding sequence ATGACCTTTATTAACTACGCATCACGTGAGATCAATTGCAAGATCGTCTATTACGGGCCGGGACTTTGCGGCAAGACGACCAATTTGCAATACATCTACGATTCGACGGCGCCGCAGGCAAAAGGAAAACTCATCAGCCTGGCCACCGAGACGGACCGCACGCTGTTCTTTGATTTTATGCCGCTCGAACTGGGTACGGTTCGCGGATTTAAGACGCGTTTTCATTTATACACGGTCCCCGGTCAGGTCTACTATGATGCGTCGCGAAAGTTGATCCTCAAGGGCGTTGACGGCGTCGTATTTGTCGCCGACAGCCAGGATGAGCGTATGGATGCGAATATCGAATCGCTCTATAATCTCGAAGAAAACCTCGGATCACAGGGCTACGACCTTAAAAATATTCCGTATGTTCTGCAATTGAATAAGCGCGACCTGCCCAACGTAACGCCGATCGAAGAGCTTTCGCAGGAACTTGCCCGCAAGGGTGAACCGGTATTTGAGGCGGTCGCCACCAACGGCACCGGCGTCTTTGACACACTCAAGGCCGTCGCCAAACAAGTGCTGACAGAGCTTCGCAAAGGTTGA
- a CDS encoding tail fiber domain-containing protein yields MDSKTYRQLVSTMLFLFFTSAAISAQTTEFNYQGTLKDGANVANGNFDFEFRIFDDVSAGTQIGSLLTRANVVVANGIFSVKLDFANPFNGADRFLEIRVRNAGGTGYTVLDPRQRIGSSPYAVKSLLAETANNANSAATANNALQLGGVAANQYVVTTDPRMTDPRTPTAGSANYVQNTTSQQAATNLNISGNGIVGGILSGNVVNATSHYNIGGIRVLSNPGSGNIFAGVGAGTVNSGGINNSFVGASAGQANTTGLDNSFFGRSAGASNTTGGGNSFFGTLAGGANTTGGGNSFFGTNAGNLNTTGTNNSFVGIYAGQLNTTAGNNSFFGGNAGASNTAGFGNSFFGAYAGQANTAGLSNTFVGSNAGYANSTGGNNSYFGVLAGGSSTSGGGNTFVGTNAGDSNTTGSGNSFIGTYAGTTNKTGSNNTLVGNYSDVASNALSFATAIGSESYASLSNSVYLGRPGGEDTVRIPGSLNITGATAMNGNLIFASGNTALFQSPITVTSLGSAGSTAVCRNASNQLSTCSSSLRYKTNIIRFGFGLDLVRRLSPITFDWKDGGMHDLGLGAEDVAAIEPLLVTYNAKGEVEGVKYDRIGVVLVNAVKEQQEQINSQKTEITAQRTMIERQQREIELLKAYVCSMSPTALVCHPSK; encoded by the coding sequence ATGGATAGCAAAACATATCGTCAATTGGTCAGCACGATGCTTTTTCTGTTTTTTACAAGTGCGGCGATCTCCGCTCAAACGACGGAATTTAACTATCAAGGGACGCTCAAAGACGGAGCGAATGTAGCTAACGGCAACTTTGATTTCGAGTTCCGTATCTTTGACGACGTCAGCGCGGGGACCCAGATCGGCTCGCTACTGACTCGTGCGAACGTCGTTGTCGCGAACGGGATCTTTTCTGTAAAACTCGATTTTGCCAATCCTTTCAATGGTGCAGACCGATTTTTGGAAATACGTGTACGCAATGCCGGCGGTACGGGATATACCGTACTCGACCCGCGTCAGCGTATCGGTAGTTCGCCTTACGCCGTCAAGAGCCTATTGGCTGAAACTGCGAATAACGCAAACAGTGCCGCAACAGCAAATAACGCCCTCCAACTCGGCGGCGTTGCGGCAAATCAATATGTTGTCACGACCGATCCCCGAATGACCGATCCCCGAACCCCGACCGCCGGAAGTGCGAATTATGTTCAGAACACGACCAGTCAACAGGCCGCTACAAATCTTAATATATCGGGGAATGGCATCGTCGGTGGAATACTCAGCGGAAACGTAGTCAATGCGACCTCGCATTACAACATTGGCGGCATCCGCGTATTGAGCAACCCCGGAAGCGGTAATATTTTTGCCGGCGTCGGGGCAGGTACCGTGAACTCGGGTGGTATCAACAATTCCTTCGTTGGAGCAAGTGCAGGCCAAGCGAACACGACCGGCCTCGACAACTCCTTCTTCGGCAGAAGTGCCGGAGCCTCAAATACGACAGGCGGCGGCAACTCGTTCTTTGGTACGTTGGCGGGGGGAGCAAACACGACCGGCGGCGGTAACTCATTTTTCGGCACGAATGCCGGAAACTTAAACACGACGGGCACCAACAACTCGTTCGTGGGAATCTATGCGGGGCAGTTGAACACAACCGCCGGCAACAACTCGTTCTTCGGCGGAAATGCCGGTGCCTCAAATACGGCGGGCTTTGGGAACTCCTTCTTCGGTGCTTATGCCGGTCAAGCCAATACCGCGGGCCTGAGCAACACGTTTGTCGGCTCGAATGCGGGTTACGCGAACTCAACGGGCGGAAATAACTCGTATTTCGGTGTTTTGGCCGGTGGCTCGAGCACGAGTGGCGGCGGCAACACTTTTGTCGGCACGAATGCCGGGGACTCGAATACAACCGGAAGTGGCAATTCGTTCATCGGCACGTATGCAGGTACCACCAATAAGACAGGCAGCAATAACACCCTCGTCGGCAACTACTCAGATGTAGCCTCCAACGCCCTCAGTTTTGCGACCGCGATAGGATCCGAATCGTACGCAAGCCTCAGCAATTCGGTATATCTCGGGCGCCCGGGCGGCGAAGATACTGTTCGCATTCCCGGAAGTCTGAACATCACCGGAGCGACCGCGATGAACGGCAATCTGATCTTTGCAAGCGGTAATACGGCATTGTTTCAGAGCCCGATAACGGTCACTTCGCTGGGATCGGCGGGGAGCACGGCGGTTTGCCGAAATGCCTCAAATCAATTGTCGACCTGCTCATCTTCGCTACGTTATAAAACGAACATCATCCGATTCGGCTTCGGCCTGGATCTCGTCAGGCGTCTAAGCCCGATCACCTTCGACTGGAAAGACGGCGGCATGCACGATCTCGGCCTCGGTGCCGAGGACGTCGCGGCGATCGAACCATTACTTGTGACATATAACGCAAAGGGCGAGGTTGAAGGCGTCAAATATGACCGCATTGGTGTTGTTCTAGTAAACGCCGTCAAAGAACAGCAGGAACAGATCAACTCACAAAAAACTGAGATAACGGCTCAACGAACAATGATCGAGAGGCAACAAAGGGAGATCGAACTCCTAAAGGCATACGTTTGTTCGATGTCGCCGACGGCCCTGGTTTGTCATCCGTCCAAATAG